The genomic region CACAGAGCAAAGTTCCCGACGTCCGCTCGTCGGGGTGGCTCACATCCGCCGCGTGGCCTGGTGCGCGAACAGCACCCCCTGGTACATAATGCCGTTAATTTCCATGGATATCACGAGAGAGTTGTCGATCTCTGTTCGTCCGTCGTCTGAAGAGGAAAATGCaatgtacataaaaataaagtttacttTGTCAAACACATGTAAGACTTGAGTGAGTGACAACTCCCTTTCCACgctaaaatatcatttttagtATTGACCAATaacatgtttctgtaaaatagAATAGATTCGACAAAGGAAACATTATACGATGCATCACCGAATTTGGCTGCAAATTGTTCTTAAGCGATCTTGTCTATTTAATCAATATCACATTGGGAGAAAAATTGGTTTAATAGCTGATACATTTCATTAGGGGAATCGTTTGGAGAACAGATTGTAGTTGCTAGATAATAAAGCATCTAGTCAATATGTTCACACGTCCGTCCTAAACGCGTACTGTACGGGTATAATTTCTCctcttttattaaatatttagcCCCGGATAattgaatacataaataaatgtgcagTCTGGAAGAAATAGAATAAGGATGTATTGCTTGATAAAGACCtataaattgaattaaagaaTCAAATTGGGCGATCTCCGTAATAAAGTTGGCAATAGTGTTAATATTTAATGTGATATCATTTTCAGCCTGGACGTTCGGTCCCCTGGCACTGCGATCCAGTTAATTAATctgtaaatgaataaataaatgatctaCAAGACGTTTTTCACAATTCCGCAAACTGACTCCATGTTAAATGTTTACGTAGGCACTGCATAATTTCTCCGACCAGGCATTGAGGTTCAACCAATTagtatacataatttattttttgccatAAAACCGTATGTATACATCATTTTTCCTTGTTGCAAGAACAAATGTGCATTTCGAacgttaaatatttatataaaccactaataaacaaatacctttATTCAAAGTGATTCGCATTATAACATTTAGTTCATTGTGCCTTGATCAGCGGACTATGCCGAAATGTCGCCATAATGAAGTTTGAGCCGAGCCACCGAATGTCCACAGAGGGTGATTTAAACATTATCTTAAAGGGATCCGCCGACAATAaagacaaaattattaatttctaaTGATTCAATAAtgacaatgaaataattttctCAGTTGAAAGTGTCGTTATCTTTATTCGATATTGAACGTATCGGGAGTACATAACTGTGTCCAGTGAGGGGTAACCGCGTACCATTTGGACCACATGTACTCAATGTTTAGAAATCGGAACATTTGACGTTTTTCAGGAAAATCTCATCCTGAACGATCGATTGAAAATGTAACTTAATCCAATCATATTGATATGATGGCTGAAGAGACATTACGAAATTATcgacatgcaaaataaaatattaaaataagtcCTTTTCTTACAAAAATGGATATAGAAGTGAAACGATTTATTCTAATGTTGCAATAAAACTACAATGAAGTTGTCACTCattaaaagtaataatttaatttgtgtGAACGTTTATCGGGTCTGCTTTATACTTGATTTACGAAcaaattaatgtaattttattgCTGAATTACATTAAATTTGTCTTTGATGCAATGATAGTAGATTTcgattaaaaagtttaaaagctttataaaaacTGTAGTTTTAACTGAAAAGTTATTTCaactttataatatataaccaTTATACCTTACTTTAAGCGATGAAGAAGTTTAATCACAAAGAGGATATAACATGGACGTATAGATAGAgtaatttcttaaatatgttcTAGAAAAGTATGCATCATCGGTTCATGATGTGTTCTTACTTCGACTGGTTATTTTCAGATGCGCGCTGGGCATGCCGGGGTGTGCCATTATTCTGTCCTCCTCGGTCATGAGTCGTTTCCTGGGCGGCTCCTCCGCAGCGAGTGCGGCTGCGCGGGATGCCTCCTCCATCTTACGTGTGGCCTCTTCCATGGCGCGCGAGGCGGCTTCCATGGCTAGGGCATCCCTCTCCGCGAACCGCTCGGACAGCGAACGGTGTGTGGGTGTTGGTGGCAGGCTCTCCTCCTCGGCACCTGTCATAGAAATATGAGACTTAGTAAAACATCAACTTGATTCctatattttgaaaactatgTAGAAATAGGTTACATGTATATGCTCACTATCAAGATAACATATGACTATTTAAAGAATGCaatgttcttatttattttaaactatgaCGATTGATTCCTAACAATTATCTTTGCGTTTTCTTAcctatttttttacaaaacaatatatttgtacTTATTATGCTTCGTTTAATATCTTCCATctctttatgaaataaattaaaagtgcAAAAGtgtttatcaaaatgtaatcTTAATACAAATGAATTAAGACACAATTtcacaaaacacacaaaatcTAAAAACGTAGATTTTACGTATAATTTTGATTCAGACATCAGATTTTCGTTTTACTGAACACTTATTACATTAATCTGATTTATAGtcataatatttcaagatataaaatttcaaataaatcacgAAAGGAAAATTTCACCCCCTGgccaatatttatatatttcacccAGACTTCCAAATAAGACAGTCAGAAGCAGAGACCGTTTTATTAATGTGAGTTTAATTAGGAGGCAAGTGATAGGTTTGGACTTTATTGAAACCCGAGCCCAGTCTGGGCTCTTTTTTTAGCTCATGGATGTACCAAGCCTATTCATTCTGGGCTCCCAGGCGCGCTCAGGTGAGAAACCCAAGTCCAATAATTGCCATGACATGTCGGTGTACAATAATCACAAGACAAGTGGTAAACAGCCTAGCCCGTGTTTACGGGTGCAGAATATCAGATGTCCTCTACAATTACACATTACAAATTATTCCTCTCAATGTTCCTACTGATCTGACGCTCATAACGAGTTAATATCTTAATTCAGAGATTTATTAGAATCGAAATCACCGCCAACAATGGTTGATTTAATGTTGCCGATTTTTCATTAAACACTGAAGCACACAGTCTATAATCAGAGACCAATTGGCACTGCCCTTTTCGGGGATTAGTCAAAGATGATATCAACTTGGAATGTGATCTGGGCTTGATTTAATAGTGTTTTACACCGACTCAAGATGTTGATAGTGATGAAAACGGTGATCAAGTCAAAGTGGCACGCCATACATGACCGCTAGACATGCGATAGTCCTATACCGCGCAAGGGCAATGGTAGGGTACTGGATTTTCATCGAGATTAAAATCGCTTACCCTATCGTTTCATTGGCCATTTCCGAAATTTATCATTTGAAAccgattatttttatttgagaaATTGCTGGACATTTAACAATTCAATTAGAAATAAAAAGGGAATAATGATAAATAGTTAAACGCAACAAAGCTATGCTTATTCTGCCATTTCCCAAAATTGCCACCGTGTTAGTTGGCCACTGTGTATAAATTGCATTGATGCTGCTTGTGCTTTTGAAGAAGATCCTATACAGTATAGTAAAGATATAGAACGACTAAAACAACACCGAGGACACTTACACAGTTGCTGTTGTGCTTGCATTTGCCAAAACTGTCGCAAACTTGAAATTGGTGATCTTCGGTCTAAAGAAAAAACGAGAAAAGAAAACGTGAGATCCAGTGCAGTAAAACCATTAAGtgatatataaaaacacatctTAAAATGCATGTGATATTTGTAGCTTTTAAGTGCAACATGCATTGAAAAATCTTTAGAGAACCCGATTTATCAAGACCTCCACCGGTAGGAGAACCATTACCCAGGTAAGACCCTCACCTGCATTAGTGCCGTTGAACTTGCCATTCATGAGTCCGTTAAAGTGTGGGTGTGGGTGTGAGGTTGGGATGAGGGTGGGGCCGGGAGACAGGTCGTACCCGTACCCAGACCGCCGTCCCTCTCGCCGGTTGCCGTCGATGGCAGCCTGCAGCTCCTGGGGTGTGCTCAGGTGGAGCTTCTCACACTCGTACGGGTACAGATACTTCATGTACCTACAATAAACACGTTATGAAATAGTTTCCGTTCATTTGATATATATGGAAATATTCAATAGCTGTTCAATAGATATATTAGTAAGATTAGCTTTTACTTAGAATTGTTCCATGTTATACATGTTGGAATACATATTTCTCGGAAAGAAAAGACCTTAGTCTCTGTTAGATTGAGATAGTTGAAAGCGCATTAACACTGTCGTTAACCTTTTTACGATTTACAGGCGGGACTTACTGTGTCCGCAGTGTAAACGCTGCGCTAGTGATGGAGGATGGAAGGTTGAGACCCTTGGTGATTTCCCGCCACAACTTCTTGTTGATGACCTCCACCAGGCCGCCCTTAGACACCACAAGCTTAAACAACTCGTAAAGGTCCAGCGTTTGCTTCGCCATGATTGGGATCCGGTTCACAGGAGAGCCTGGAATGAAACAATTGGTATAGAGTTGTAATCATTTAAAATCTACGTTCATTAGGTAAACACTGAATCCTTGAAAATAATGATAGTTTAAGACAACGTCAGCGACAACGAGAAGAACGGGAAGCAGAATCAGTAACATAAGACGACGTCCTGGGTAGATCAATGGGCCGTTATAGAATGCCTTTTGGTTTAGTAAATGTACGGCCACCTTTAGAGGACTGATGGTATAAGCATGATGTCAGCGCTTTATTGATAGTTTTATGGACTTTCATCCaaattaaatgaacaaattaCGCGCTTCATTCTTTGGTTTaccacaaatacaaaaaaagcgATATGATCTTCACCAGCGTGGCTTAATCGCGTTTAGTTGCATTTTTAATGGAATGATTAGTCTGGAATCAAATAGTCAATTAATATTTGATGCGAAAATGAGCGTGATATCTTTGTATCGGGCAAGAAACCTGTCGGGAAATAGGTGCATGTAAAAGGCCAATGGATCAGTCCGttcaatatgacaaatttgttCTGAATTAATAATGCAacgtatttgtttatatcaCTTGTGTGTTTTTCCTTTTGATACAACAATAAGGCAATTTGATTAAACGGAATTTGTTAgtagaatgataaaaaaaaaatattgataagtGTATCACGATCGTGATAGGAATGTTAATTTCCAAACCAACTCTAGGAATTTGTAGATATAATGTCTATAATTGTACCTTTTAAGGTatggaagaaaataaaaaagcttttaaTGCTGGAATACtatatcttaaatgttttaatcaacggAACGtgtaacaattaaataatgcatGATTCCTAATAGACCATTTGAAGGAAGAAAAAACGTAGATGAAATATGTGTATCAAAGACCAAAAGACGATGAAAAGCATAGCATTTATTGCATTGGTCATTATACAGACGTTGTAATAGTTAAATAAGCTTTTGGGAGAGTTATTCGTTGATAGTTATTCTTATATGACAACCAACCATATGGCACCGAGGATCACATTGTAATTGTCGATACCCTACTCCTCCATTTATGGTCATTATCACCCGTGGTGGCTACTGGGACTGTCCAGCCTCCCTGGCCGAAATGCGCCCCTAATTGGTCATTATTGGCCGTAATCACCAAGCGATCAATTCTAACCATATCGCTAATACTATCACGGCGGGATGATATATGCCCTCAATGATTTAATCAACtccaagaaataaaacataccgCCGAAAACACCCGGATGTAATTTATCTATACCACACATAGGGTCTAATTTTTCCTAATTTGGCCGTATCATCACCATTCATTGGATTTGATGTCCAAATAAGCTCTAAACTCAATTAGCGGAGAGATAGTCGATCTACAGAGGGTTAATCAACAGCGCATTAAACACTTGTGAGCACCTGTTTCCAAGATTGGAAGCATTTCACTAAGTTACCCACAATTCCAGGCTATATCTAATAGACTCGCCTTCATTTGTACGTCTAGAATTTGAAGACTGTTAATATATTGCGTCTGTATGCTTCGTTTTTGCAAGGAAACGATTTGCCTCTGCAAAATGCAAAGATCTTCATTCCTCATCCCGATTGTCTGAACTGCATCGGACAACAATGCTTTCATGTCCTGTCGGATATTGCTTTCAAAACCGACTgatcatatatttcatttaatctaTTTTTCTTCTGAAACTCATCTTTAACAATTAAGGCAACccgtaaaattaaatttatatttatatttatagagACAATGGAgctcaaataaatatttcacaaggGACACACAAGGCGAATCGGACCGAACCTCTTGAAATAACGAAATTAAAATGGCACCTTCGGATGACATAAAATAGAAAGGAATTAAATTGCCTGGCCCGATGAGCATTATGACGTATGATGAAGAAATAAATTGATTCGAGCACCCCAGCAAATAAATTGCTTGATGATTAATACAGTCTTGCACGAACAGTAACATCAGTAATGGAAGTGTCTGGAGAACGGGACAACGTCTGAGCTCCAATTGTGTGCCGAGGAATACAACAGCCATAAACGACATTTTAACAAGATGTGGAAATGGTCTTAGTTATTAATGAAGATTATGGTGTATGTTTCATACTCCGCAATAAGGTAGATGTACATGCAAACATTGTTGGTGACTTCAAGTATATGCACACGCAATGTTCGCTTCCATGTTAGCCGTGAGAAGTCAGACTGCTTTGTCTGAAAGTCTGTGGAGTATTAcattaagtacatgtaaaacctCTTATGTTCAGGCATTATAATGGAATAGACAAACTGCATTTAAATCCCATCCAGTATCCAAAACTGTCTAGACCCCCAAGGTATAAGGGGGTTCGCTGCTGTCGGTGTTTCCGGCCACCCCAGATTCCCCTCCCCTCATTCCGTATTCACATGCTCTGCATGTTAAGAAATGCATCCAATTACTGTCGACATTTCTCGCAATGCACACACGCTGATTTCTGctaataaattaacaaaataatcaccGTATTGCCAAAATCCTGCCTCCTCCGTGAAGGTTACGTCGGATGTTTactttatgtcattttaaagcaaatcGTGCGTGCACGTCTTGAAATCTTTCTCCATATCTCTATAAGCCGCCTATAATTGACCCCCGGTGTTATTAATTGACTAATGACTAAACTGAACattattacaaatgttaacaCTATCATTATCTAACGCTGGTATAAATCCTCGCCTCATCTGGACCTGATCAGCCGGGATTACGCTGTATTATTTTCTATTACTTTCTATCCGGTGCATATCATTCTGGGAATAAATTATCCACCTCTTCTTTTCGGATACAAACCTACAGGCTTTAATACGTAACGAAATTTGCTAATGTATACAATGCCAGGATGTTTCTATAATGATTTACGCActattcattaatttagtaattAGCCGGGGTATCTTGGAGCAAATTATTCCATCAAATGGAATCTAGCTAATGCTGGGCAGATCATTATAAGCTTTTAGATCATGGTGTTCATGTCAAAAATTATTCCCCGAATAGattcaatgaatattttttcgTAGTGAGCTAGTGTCGCTATGACACTTGtgattttcttaattttcttaCAAACTGATCTCATCTAATGTGTTGGTTTCCTGATACCCATCTAACTTTCTATCCGACTCTTTCTGTTACACAAATAAATCGAATTCCACGAGAGTTTGGCATCTTAGGCCTGATGCTCTATATTGTGAAAAATAGCAATTTGTATTGGACTTTATGACTTTGACATCCAATGGTGATTTCTAACTCTAACACTAACGGACATCGCTTTCTCGAGTCAATACAAAGTTCAAATGACCGCTGTGACATATGGGTCATTTCTTCACAATGGCCGATGAAAATTGACACCACCATTTTCAGACTGAACATTTATAACTGTAGGTCTAATTTGTACGTTTGACTGGTATTTATTGCTGAATAATAGACAAAATtaaggttattttatttcattgaattatcAACTCTAAGCTAGGCCAGATGACATTTATTGGTCCCCAAAAGAACCATACGGATAATTGATACATGTAAGAAATCCGAAGCTGCCTGACAATGGAAACTGTCGGCTGGCGCGTGgttttcattttacaatgatCTATTACCAAcataaatactaaaatgaacTTTAAAGAATGTGGCAACATTGGCATACAGTCATCGCATATGCATGCAACAAATTTCCAGCAAAcgcttttattgttttataggATCCTTTAATCCCAGCATTAAGCCCAAATCAGCCTCACCCCAAGAGGATGTTTGTTTTCGCTGGCAATGAGATTAAACGATACATACTTTATTTACTGTTTCATTGAGGATGTCcgaatgaaaacaaacacattcatTATGGTGTGTATAAGCATGGAACATCTTTGAATACTCCCGCAGTTTCCTGCTATTCTGGCTTGTATGTTTACGGCAGCGTGAGTCTGTTTCAGGCAATTCTTGACTAAATGTGCCACTATCCCTCTCCATTAGGTTACATCCCAAAACGTTTAAGCAAGCGGACAGTAATTCTGGTTGCAGTAACTAGGTACATGCAAAGTGTATTATTTCGATAATTTTGGATAACATGAGTATGCGTTAACGGACTTTTCACGAATAACCAACCATGACTGCAGAACAATGCCCATAACCTCGACTATAATAATGGCTGAGTTGCGTCCCTTTACAACAGAACAATTGTTGGCATCTGCTGGCTAATCCATTGTATTGATAAGCGCATACCATATGAGTAAAATAGGACTAAGGACGTCAATACTTCCAGGTCTAATAAAAGAAAACAGCCTCACTACAAGTATATGCACTCGACACTTTTGCAGATTTCCCCAAATCGtgagaaaaaatgacataaaatgc from Mya arenaria isolate MELC-2E11 chromosome 3, ASM2691426v1 harbors:
- the LOC128225613 gene encoding AT-rich interactive domain-containing protein 3C-like isoform X2, with product MIVDLSKKSFGVVRTMSGDDNSIDGRESVASSGGERPVDRSLDSDGNVSEGGGEHVGEEGLGKLEVGERQLYEKLRHQEKDERFEIERELKRQTDVRMRDFRSSTEDLGQDLRVHKSDREKLEKLEREREDYKTLRENVLKGYTSPAINIYNHPAYLAAMASATAGYPRSQTPESTTSTTPPLGDGPSHHWTFEEQFKQLYEISDDPKRKEFLDDLFQFMQKRGSPVNRIPIMAKQTLDLYELFKLVVSKGGLVEVINKKLWREITKGLNLPSSITSAAFTLRTQYMKYLYPYECEKLHLSTPQELQAAIDGNRREGRRSGYGYDLSPGPTLIPTSHPHPHFNGLMNGKFNGTNAGAEEESLPPTPTHRSLSERFAERDALAMEAASRAMEEATRKMEEASRAAALAAEEPPRKRLMTEEDRIMAHPGMPSAHLKITSRNDGRTEIDNSLVISMEINGIMYQGVLFAHQATRRM
- the LOC128225613 gene encoding AT-rich interactive domain-containing protein 3C-like isoform X1; this encodes MIVDLSKKSFGVVRTMSGDDNSIDGRESVASSGGERPVDRSLDSDGNVSEGGGEHVGEEGLGKLEVGERQLYEKLRHQEKDERFEIERELKRQTDVRMRDFRSSTEDLGQDLRVHKSDREKLEKLEREREDYKTLRENVLKGYTSPAINIYNHPAYLAAMASATAGYPRSQTPESTTSTTPPLGDGPSHHWTFEEQFKQLYEISDDPKRKEFLDDLFQFMQKRGSPVNRIPIMAKQTLDLYELFKLVVSKGGLVEVINKKLWREITKGLNLPSSITSAAFTLRTQYMKYLYPYECEKLHLSTPQELQAAIDGNRREGRRSGYGYDLSPGPTLIPTSHPHPHFNGLMNGKFNGTNADRRSPISSLRQFWQMQAQQQLCAEEESLPPTPTHRSLSERFAERDALAMEAASRAMEEATRKMEEASRAAALAAEEPPRKRLMTEEDRIMAHPGMPSAHLKITSRNDGRTEIDNSLVISMEINGIMYQGVLFAHQATRRM
- the LOC128225613 gene encoding AT-rich interactive domain-containing protein 3C-like isoform X3; protein product: MIVDLSKKSFGVVRTMSGDDNSIDGRESVASSGGERPVDRSLDSDGNVSEGGGEHVGEEGLGKLEVGERQLYEKLRHQEKDERFEIERELKRQTDVRMRDFRSSTEDLGQDLRVHKSDREKLEKLEREREDYKTLRENVLKGYTSPAINIYNHPAYLAAMASATAGYPRSQTPESTTSTTPPLGDGPSHHWTFEEQFKQLYEISDDPKRKEFLDDLFQFMQKRGSPVNRIPIMAKQTLDLYELFKLVVSKGGLVEVINKKLWREITKGLNLPSSITSAAFTLRTQYMKYLYPYECEKLHLSTPQELQAAIDGNRREGRRSGYGYDLSPGPTLIPTSHPHPHFNGLMNGAEEESLPPTPTHRSLSERFAERDALAMEAASRAMEEATRKMEEASRAAALAAEEPPRKRLMTEEDRIMAHPGMPSAHLKITSRNDGRTEIDNSLVISMEINGIMYQGVLFAHQATRRM